Proteins encoded together in one Impatiens glandulifera chromosome 1, dImpGla2.1, whole genome shotgun sequence window:
- the LOC124921921 gene encoding secoisolariciresinol dehydrogenase-like: protein MEASSLQTSPAKRLEGKVAIITGGASGIGRASAKIFARYGAKVIVADVHDDRGRSLAESSNQTISFIHCDVTKDDNVKNLVDSVISEHGTLDIMFINAGILGDISPSILSTDEGNLKTIFGVNVFGAFFCAKHAARVMIPVKKGSIIFTVSSASVAAGLAPHAYTSSKHALVGLTKNLCVELGQHGIRVNCISPHAIPTEIMTKGFSMDGESAARLVAETSVLKGVTLEMDDVGEMAVFLASDESKYVNGVNLLLDGGYTTTNPSLGLALANAISHLS from the exons ATGGAAGCTTCTTCCTTGCAAACTTCTCCAGCTAAAAG GCTAGAAGGTAAGGTAGCAATAATAACTGGCGGTGCTAGTGGCATCGGAAGAGCCTCCGCTAAGATATTTGCCCGATACGGTGCCAAAGTCATTGTGGCCGATGTCCACGATGATAGAGGCCGCTCCCTCGCGGAGTCATCGAACCAAACCATCTCGTTCATACACTGCGACGTGACCAAAGACGACAACGTCAAGAACCTTGTTGACTCGGTTATCTCTGAGCACGGCACGCTCGATATAATGTTTATCAACGCGGGCATCCTCGGAGACATTAGCCCCAGCATTTTGTCTACAGATGAGGGGAACCTCAAGACCATATTCGGGGTCAACGTATTTGGCGCATTCTTCTGCGCCAAACATGCTGCCCGAGTCATGATTCCAGTCAAAAAGGGAAGCATAATCTTCACCGTAAGTAGTGCTTCGGTAGCTGCCGGTTTAGCACCTCACGCGTATACTTCGTCCAAGCATGCATTGGTGGGGCTGACCAAGAACTTATGTGTGGAGTTAGGGCAACACGGTATCAGGGTCAACTGCATATCGCCTCATGCGATCCCAACCGAGATTATGACAAAAGGGTTTTCCATGGATGGTGAATCGGCGGCTCGTCTTGTGGCCGAGACGTCTGTTCTGAAGGGGGTTACGTTGGAAATGGATGATGTGGGGGAGATGGCGGTTTTTCTAGCAAGTGACGAGTCGAAGTATGTTAATGGGGTGAACTTGTTGTTAGATGGAGGCTACACAACTACAAATCCATCACTTGGGCTTGCTCTGGCTAATGCAATTAGTCATCTGTCCTAA